The following proteins are encoded in a genomic region of Ostrea edulis chromosome 7, xbOstEdul1.1, whole genome shotgun sequence:
- the LOC125653921 gene encoding fibropellin-1-like — translation MDGSIRLMWLLGLLISGINAKTTFFIHVDEVKNPGNFLHGGGCCQGINNNTSCADLCKPLLKICLKDSANHCLDDVTSTLHMPMNDVIYGSVIGNTTNPLILEVDSWDRDRDRISVEVYDLQTSGQPLLFTTNVLDQNLVIGEDILSQYWRQKKLESNYFSDKTTFSIQLTYKAYCSEGYYGPKCSEHCFGNPKKCVVNGNTYCKMGWNGPNCDQDVNECSIPTFCGHGNCSNTVGSFHCACPSSVYGIKCQLDEDECLVKSCNGGVCVNTIGNYKCLCKHGLTGQNCEMLTSKSCSSRTCHGHGICHIVDGHAVCTCNKGHMGPDCTLKDFCAVNMCKNGATCSSHDHTYKCHCPKGYTGRDCEIVDYCFYKPCANSGNCTNTGVDYMCSCTDAFMGKNCDVQNPCFGETCSSHGTCNATQNGYHCSCNAGFIGTNCEKIDYCFQQSCNDHGFCQRNDSDYTCICELGYEGKRCEYLNYCQFNPCKNGVCWKNETGFSCTCNDGFVGKSCSEIDHCYNQTCSYRGTCLNNRDDHICSCQDGYYGTNCELVNYCKSNPCMHGLCTSNGAMFTCTCDDGFSGKICELVDYCFHQNCSFNGRCVNNLYNHTCTCDDGFLGENCETKDVCFGQICSGHGICHRVIETNYQDFTCKCDPGWSGSVCQSYNFCHNITCSNHGKCFTGNNDFVCVCDSGFTGKVCESTQFCKSSSCIAPHICKENVKGYTCGCPYGLAGNNCDRIDHCLKHPCGDHGSCEDTDVGYNCSCNSGWTGVLCTEVDYCVNVPCQNGALCINDLHNYTCDCKEGFYGQLCENVNFCYNNPCINNGSCLNHAKTYTCACPIEWTGHLCEKENYCVTSKPCGDHANCFQVESQVLCSCLAGWMGENCTIKDYCHDDPCGPSGGCQNLANSYSCQCDPQWTGKNCETYACENNTCLHGYCRAAVDTLYSCDCDPGWVGHDCDIVDPCKYVTCENGGKCEVSLSTTQSNLNSSLVGQQNIENSTASCKCPNGWEGNTCQIDIDECQRENACHRHGSCTNTVGGYSCSCKQGFTGVECEVNINECSSNPCRNNATCIDDINGYTCSCSSFFFGELCEKDVDECQYYVCGSQGSCVNTYGDYKCMCAPSWEGRHCEKHIKSCTLDPCKNNATCYDVENTFFCTCDSRYTGRHCDIDVNECQIRSPCKNGGSCINTNGSFYCSCPKGWTGELCDTDVDECIINPCPHMTACVNKVIGFECQDCSTFQCLNGGKCVNTNHGPICNCSDNWAGDTCSQRNFCKDDPCGSLQICINTKNAYTCEYHPCRSAPCQNNGRCVENGIGYLCECKSGWIGTLCEEKNYCAENSCENNGTCQNGNSSFHCMCADNWFGKRCELYDFCYSDPCRNGGICQNMQGTYFCNCPQGWEGKNCDVFNHCYNLPCMNNGICNNHNSTYSCACPREWSGLNCEEYNFCFNSPCHNNGSCQNGKDSFLCSCLPGYLGKTCNVFDQCLSNPCKNNGTCMMNQTSYECRCHGGYMGSQCESDQNECKMDLCPPKSSCYNEDGGYTCIWERRRRREAVKQSLKSGVLEFPFSTDKTEIEATVANARRLLEGSYCRSETSVFEPISLTSQRNGKMHLHFHAWCKEKGISSDDGATPSF, via the exons GGTATAAATGCAAAAACCACCTTTTTCATCCATGTTGATGAAGTTAAAAATCCCGGAAACTTTCTACATGGAGGAGGGTGTTGCCAGGGAATAAACAACAACACGTCATGTGCGGACCTCTGCAAACCTCTACTCAAGATATGTCTCAA AGATTCCGCAAACCACTGTCTTGACGATGTAACATCGACACTTCACATGCCCATGAATGACGTCATTTACGGCTCGGTGATTGGAAACACTACCAACCCTCTCATTTTGGAAGTCGACAGTTGG GATAGAGACCGCGATCGAATTTCTGTAGAAGTTTATGACTTACAAACATCGGGCCAGCCACTATTGTTTACAACAAATGTCCTTGATCAGAACTTGGTTATCGGCGAAGACATTTTGTCCCAATACTGGAGACAGAAGAAATTAGAATCTAATTATTTTTCGGATAAAACTACGTTCAG caTCCAGTTAACTTACAAGGCTTACTGCTCGGAGGGATACTATGGACCAAAATGTTCCGAACATTGTTTTGGTAATCCGAAGAAGTGTGTCGTGAATGGGAACACTTATTGTAAAATGG GTTGGAATGGACCGAATTGTGATCAAGATGTAAACGAATGTTCCATACCAACATTTTGTGGACATGGGAATTGTTCAAACACAGTTGGTAGTTTTCATTGCGCATGCCCATCGTCCGTGTATGGCATTAAGTGTCAACTGGATGAGGATGAATGCTTAGTCAAGTCTTGCAATGGTGGCGTTTGTGTGAACACTATTGGAAATTATAAGTGTTTGTGCAAACACGGGTTAACTGgacaaaattgtgaaatgttgacttccAAGTCCTGTAGTTCTCGAACATGTCATGGACATGGAATATGCCATATTGTAGATGGACATGCCGTTTGCACATGTAATAAAGGGCACATGGGACCGGATTGCACTTTAAAGGATTTTTGTGCTGtcaacatgtgtaaaaatgggGCGACGTGTTCATCTCATGACCATACTTACAAATGCCACTGTCCCAAAGGATATACCGGTAGAGACTGTGAAATTGTAGACTATTGTTTTTATAAACCTTGTGCCAATTCGGGTAATTGTACCAACACTGGAGTGGATTATATGTGCTCTTGCACAGATGCTTTTATGGGGAAGAATTGTGATGTTCAAAATCCTTGCTTCGGAGAGACATGCAGTAGTCATGGAACCTGTAACGCAACACAGAATGGATACCATTGCAGTTGTAATGCAGGATTTATTGGAACAAATTGCGAAAAAATAGATTACTGCTTCCAACAATCGTGCAATGATCATGGCTTTTGTCAGAGGAATGATtcagattatacatgtatatgtgaatTGGGCTATGAAGGAAAACGTTGTGAATATCTCAACTACTGTCAATTTAACCCCTGTAAAAATGGAGTATGTTGGAAAAATGAAACAGGGTTCAGTTGCACTTGTAACGATGGATTCGTGGGTAAAAGCTGCAgcgagattgaccactgttatAATCAGACTTGTTCCTACAGAGGCACGTGTCTAAACAACAGAGATGATCACATCTGCAGTTGTCAGGATGGATATTACGGGACAAACTGTGAGTTGGTCAATTATTGCAAGTCCAATCCATGCATGCACGGTCTTTGCACTTCCAATGGAGCAATGTTTACCTGCACTTGTGACGATGGCTTCTCTGGTAAAATATGTGAACTTGTTGACTACTGTTTCCACCAAAATTGTTCTTTCAACGGCCGCTGTGTGAATAACTTATACAATCACACATGTACTTGTGACGATGGATTCCTTGGAGAAAATTGCGAGACGAAAGATGTGTGTTTTGGACAAATATGTAGCGGTCACGGAATATGCCACAGGGTAATAGAAACAAATTATCAAgactttacatgtaaatgcgATCCTGGGTGGTCGGGTTCTGTGTGTCAGTCGTATAATTTTTGCCATAATATAACTTGCTCTAATCATGGAAAATGCTTCACGGGAAATAATGATTTTGTCTGTGTGTGCGATTCTGGTTTCACCGGAAAAGTTTGTGAATCTACTCAGTTTTGCAAATCTTCATCCTGCATTGCTCCACAtatatgtaaagaaaatgtgAAGGGTTATACTTGTGGATGTCCATACGGGTTAGCAGGAAACAACTGTGACCGAATCGACCACTGCTTGAAGCATCCATGCGGGGATCACGGTTCTTGTGAAGATACAGATGTTGGATATAACTGCTCTTGTAACTCTGGGTGGACAGGTGTTTTATGTACAGAAGTTGATTACTGTGTAAATGTCCCATGTCAGAATGGAGCTCTATGCATCAATGATTTACATAATTACACGTGCGATTGCAAGGAAGGGTTTTACGGCCAGTTGtgtgaaaatgtaaatttttgctACAATAACCCATGCATTAATAACGGGTCGTGCTTAAATCATGCAAAAACGTATACATGTGCATGCCCCATTGAGTGGACAGGACATCtctgtgaaaaagaaaattattgtGTCACTTCTAAGCCATGTGGCGATCATGCAAATTGCTTCCAAGTTGAGTCACAAGTTCTCTGTTCTTGTTTAGCTGGCTGGATGGGGGAAAATTGTACAATCAAAGACTACTGTCATGATGATCCATGTGGTCCCTCGGGTGGTTGTCAGAATTTAGCAAATTCTTATTCTTGTCAATGCGACCCACAGTGGACAGGGAAAAACTGTGAAACGTATGCTTGTGAAAACAATACGTGTCTTCATGGATATTGTCGTGCCGCTGTAGATACCCTTTACTCTTGTGACTGTGATCCAGGTTGGGTTGGTCATGATTGTGATATTGTAGATCCCTGTAAATATGTCACCTGTGAAAATGGCGGGAAATGTGAAGTATCCTTATCGACTACACAATCAAATTTAAATTCCTCTTTAGTTGGGCAGCAGAATATTGAGAATTCAACGGCATCGTGCAAATGTCCAAATGGCTGGGAAGGAAATACATGTCAGATAGATATCGATGAGTGTCAGAGAGAAAATGCTTGTCATAGACATGGTTCATGTACCAATACGGTGGGCGGATACAGTTGCAGCTGTAAACAAGGTTTCACTGGTGTGGAATGTGAAGTAAACATTAACGAATGTTCATCTAATCCATGCCGAAATAACGCGACATGCATTGATGACATAAACGGTTACACTTGCTCGTGTTCTTCGTTTTTCTTTGGGGAACTGTGCGAAAAAGATGTTGATGAGTGTCAGTATTATGTATGCGGGTCTCAAGGTAGTTGTGTCAATACATACGGTGATTATAAATGCATGTGTGCGCCGAGCTGGGAAGGACGTCACTGTGAAAAGCATATCAAATCATGTACTCTTGATCCATGTAAGAATAATGCAACATGTTACGATGTAGAAAACACGTTCTTCTGCACATGCGATAGTCGATATACTGGCCGACACTGTGATATTGATGTAAATGAATGCCAAATTCGTTCCCCTTGCAAAAATGGAGGGTCTTGTATCAATACGAATGGATCCTTCTATTGCTCCTGTCCGAAGGGATGGACTGGGGAATTATGTGACACTGACGTAGATGAATGTATAATCAATCCATGTCCTCATATGACTGCTTGTGTAAACAAAGTTATTGGTTTTGAATGCCAAGATTGTTCCACATTTCAATGCCTCAATGGCGGAAAGTGTGTCAATACAAATCATGGACCGATTTGTAATTGTTCTGACAACTGGGCGGGTGATACCTGTAGTCAAAGAAACTTCTGTAAAGATGATCCGTGTGGATCACTCCAAATATGTATAAATACGAAAAATGCATACACATGTGAGTATCACCCCTGCAGGAGCGCCCCATGTCAGAACAATGGGAGATGTGTTGAAAATGGTATTGGATACTTATGTGAATGTAAATCGGGCTGGATTGGAACACTTTGCGAAGAGAAAAACTATTGTGCTGAGAATTCCTGTGAAAACAACGGAACCTGTCAAAATGGAAATTCCTCCTTTCATTGCATGTGTGCCGACAACTGGTTTGGAAAACGTTGTGAGCTTTATGACTTTTGCTATTCTGATCCCTGTAGAAATGGCGGTATTTGTCAAAACATGCAGGGTACATATTTTTGCAACTGTCCACAAGGTTGGGAGGGGAAAAATTGTGATGTATTTAACCACTGTTATAATTTACCGTGCATGAATAATGGTATCTGTAATAACCACAATTCGACGTACAGCTGTGCTTGTCCAAGGGAATGGAGTGGACTTAACTGTGAAGAATACAACTTCTGTTTTAATTCTCCTTGTCATAACAATGGGTCATGCCAAAATGGAAAAGATTCGTTTCTTTGTTCCTGTCTACCAGGGTATCTAGGGAAAACTTGTAACGTTTTCGACCAGTGTCTCTCTAATCCATGCAAAAACAATGGGACTTGTATGATGAATCAAACCAGTTACGAATGTCGTTGTCACGGCGGTTACATGGGGTCGCAATGTGAGAGTGACCAAAATGAATGTAAGATGGATTTGTGCCCACCAAAGTCATCTTGCTACAATGAGGATGGTGGATACACGTGCATTTGGGAGAGAAGAAGGAGACGGGAAGCTGTTAAACAGA GTTTGAAAAGCGGTGTATTGGAGTTTCCATTCTCGACAGACAAGACCGAAATAGAGGCCACTGTTGCTAATGCTAGGCGTCTTCTGGAAGGATCGTACTGCAGATCCGAGACTTCGGTGTTTGAACCGATCTCGCTGACTTCTCAGAG GAATGGAAAAATGCACCTTCATTTCCACGCTTGGTGTAAGGAGAAGGGGATTTCATCTGATGATGGCGCGACACCTTCATTCTGA